In the Leptospiraceae bacterium genome, one interval contains:
- a CDS encoding LEA type 2 family protein — protein MRLVSFYFIIIFSLIASNFCSNPIQKKLKELQKCKATLKYSKIIQAKMLLFPPVPKIFFKAGVDISNNNEVEVAIDKFDFTVYLNNPEEGKKLPLAYVTSPESYKIPPLTAQTIEIDLETLFEKSKGENVLEIASTVMKKGLTTGELELLIEGTIEFSTSLGNFNIPFSQITKSKIKF, from the coding sequence ATGAGACTTGTTTCTTTTTATTTCATAATTATTTTTTCGCTGATTGCCTCGAATTTTTGCAGTAACCCAATTCAGAAAAAATTAAAAGAACTGCAAAAGTGCAAAGCGACCCTAAAATATTCCAAAATCATCCAAGCTAAGATGCTACTCTTCCCGCCCGTACCTAAAATTTTCTTTAAAGCCGGTGTAGATATTTCCAATAACAACGAAGTAGAGGTAGCAATAGACAAGTTCGATTTTACGGTATATTTGAATAATCCAGAAGAAGGGAAAAAACTGCCCCTTGCCTACGTTACCTCTCCCGAGTCCTACAAAATCCCTCCCTTGACTGCGCAAACTATCGAAATAGACTTAGAAACACTATTTGAAAAAAGTAAGGGAGAAAATGTATTAGAAATCGCAAGTACGGTTATGAAAAAAGGGCTGACCACAGGTGAGTTGGAGCTACTAATTGAAGGGACTATAGAATTCAGCACCTCACTTGGAAATTTTAACATACCGTTCAGCCAAATTACAAAATCCAAGATTAAGTTTTAG
- a CDS encoding CDP-alcohol phosphatidyltransferase family protein: protein MKIKLSWIPNTLSLGNLTMGFVSILIASEVTKDGTGNSQIFLLSGFFIILAALFDGFDGMAARALNATSDLGAELDTLADLTTFGIAPGHLMYKMILEDYKMDFYGMPDFLPYGMLVAAIFPICAAYRLARFTVAHDPGSFTGLPSPVAGVLVALFPISFNVSQIPNWISIAGFILVAILMVSTIKYSKPQVAMRGKFSRSKIFIVLTGFIILVFAVGWTKFPWILYGIIIFYVFSGLISFIIHLIQEYKV, encoded by the coding sequence ATGAAGATTAAACTTTCTTGGATTCCAAATACTCTGTCACTTGGAAATCTTACTATGGGTTTTGTTTCGATTCTTATCGCTTCCGAAGTGACTAAGGACGGAACTGGAAATTCTCAAATATTTTTATTGTCTGGTTTTTTCATTATTCTAGCGGCACTTTTTGATGGGTTTGACGGGATGGCTGCTCGCGCTTTAAACGCTACGAGTGATCTCGGTGCAGAGTTAGACACCTTAGCCGATCTGACTACCTTTGGGATTGCGCCGGGTCATTTGATGTATAAAATGATTTTAGAAGATTATAAAATGGATTTTTACGGAATGCCTGATTTCTTACCTTATGGGATGCTCGTCGCTGCAATTTTTCCGATTTGTGCAGCTTACAGATTGGCTCGTTTTACTGTGGCACACGACCCGGGCTCATTTACCGGACTTCCATCTCCTGTTGCCGGAGTGTTAGTCGCACTATTTCCGATTAGTTTCAATGTATCTCAAATCCCAAACTGGATCTCAATTGCAGGTTTTATTTTGGTAGCAATTCTAATGGTATCTACGATTAAATATTCAAAGCCTCAAGTAGCCATGAGAGGAAAATTTTCACGCTCTAAAATATTTATTGTTTTGACCGGGTTCATTATTTTGGTGTTTGCAGTGGGGTGGACTAAATTCCCTTGGATACTTTACGGGATCATTATATTTTATGTATTCAGTGGCTTAATCAGCTTTATTATTCATTTAATTCAGGAATATAAGGTTTGA
- a CDS encoding acyl-CoA dehydrogenase family protein produces MNFSMTDEQKALRDMARDFGKNEMIPKAEFHDQTGEYPMAILKKAWEVGLMNLHIPSRFNGAEMKDLDEVIIVEELNAACSGMATAILANNLALAPVLMGASEELLKKFVQPMTSEFQLAAYAVTEPGAGSDVASIRTTAKRVGDEYIVNGSKMWITNAGVSDWMFVLTNTDPAAGHKGMTGFIIDSKSSGVIIGKKEKNMGQRCSDTRGVTFEDVKVHKSQMVGNEGDGFKIAMGAFDHTRPAVAIGAVGVARSAMEHSIRYANTRNAFGKPVSANQGVSFLLAEMARDVEAGRLLCWQAAWLMDNGYKNTYQASIAKAFCADMCVRICTDAVQIFGGYGYNTEYPVEKLMRDSKIFQIYEGTSQIQRVIISKFLNDGKGIEGPNF; encoded by the coding sequence ATAAATTTTTCGATGACAGATGAGCAAAAAGCTCTAAGAGATATGGCAAGAGATTTCGGGAAAAATGAAATGATCCCGAAAGCCGAATTTCATGACCAAACCGGAGAATACCCGATGGCTATTCTAAAAAAAGCGTGGGAGGTGGGTCTAATGAACCTCCACATTCCTTCACGGTTTAACGGTGCTGAAATGAAGGACTTAGACGAGGTAATCATTGTTGAAGAATTGAACGCTGCTTGTTCAGGAATGGCTACTGCCATACTTGCAAATAATCTCGCACTCGCACCTGTGTTAATGGGCGCTAGCGAAGAGCTTTTGAAAAAATTTGTACAGCCCATGACTTCAGAGTTTCAATTGGCTGCTTATGCAGTGACTGAGCCCGGTGCTGGATCAGATGTTGCCTCTATTCGAACTACTGCAAAAAGAGTGGGTGACGAATACATAGTAAACGGATCTAAAATGTGGATCACAAATGCTGGAGTGTCTGATTGGATGTTTGTATTGACTAATACAGACCCGGCAGCCGGACATAAGGGAATGACAGGGTTTATTATAGATTCAAAAAGTTCCGGAGTCATCATAGGCAAAAAAGAAAAGAACATGGGTCAAAGGTGCTCTGATACAAGAGGTGTAACCTTTGAAGATGTAAAAGTACACAAGAGCCAGATGGTAGGAAACGAGGGCGATGGGTTTAAAATAGCCATGGGTGCTTTTGACCATACAAGACCCGCAGTTGCCATAGGTGCTGTGGGTGTAGCAAGGTCTGCTATGGAGCATTCCATTCGTTATGCGAATACACGTAACGCATTCGGAAAACCAGTATCTGCAAACCAAGGAGTGAGTTTCTTATTGGCAGAAATGGCGAGAGATGTGGAAGCTGGAAGACTACTTTGTTGGCAGGCTGCTTGGCTCATGGACAATGGATATAAAAACACGTATCAAGCTTCTATTGCAAAAGCATTTTGTGCAGATATGTGTGTAAGGATATGCACAGATGCAGTTCAGATTTTTGGTGGATATGGATACAATACAGAATATCCTGTAGAAAAACTGATGCGTGATTCAAAAATTTTTCAGATTTATGAAGGGACTTCACAAATTCAAAGAGTGATTATCTCTAAATTCCTGAACGACGGAAAGGGGATAGAAGGACCAAACTTCTGA
- a CDS encoding (Fe-S)-binding protein, with protein MENTTLRILFHVSFTVFFIIANYVFIRAILYRLELTFTGRDATGTEDFKKYPNLSFRLKSVFFNVILQKKLFQEPLRGIMHAFIFYGFIVYTIHTTSQMIAGVFGWGMDDPYQFSLAGLISTDVAHTYETMVQWVSFLVLTGLGFFAWRRWITKAKGLDIPSRASAIVISLIATLMISTLLGEGAKQAGFKYSSSSHSSVIADGIASFFTAIGVTGETADVFYRIFWWGHILTVFSFMLYVPTSKHGHLIFAPINFFLFSDTPKGALFKTNLEDENTPWGSNKIQDFPWPNLLDGLACIECGRCQIQCPANRTGKLLNPKKIIVDLKHSLMEKMPEVMSAKKSGKTAEEIMGMETGVIGSYISEEEIWGCTSCYACVQACPVGNNHVSAIMEMRKHLVLAESKFPQELQLAFTNMENNSNPWGVGAHTRADWAADLGVKTLAEDPNVDILYWVGCAGAFDERNKNIARSFVKILQKANVKFGILGTEENCTGDSARRGGNEYLYQTLAQTNVDTLNRYNVKKIVTACPHGFNTIKNEYPQFGGNYEVIHHSELINQLIQEKKLDISVSQDMKAGKYTYHDSCYIGRYNDNYSHPRDVVAAVTGQQVSEPIDHHEKGLCCGAGGAQMWMEEQNNDRINNKRTGQLLDTEASTIATACPFCITMISDGVKAAGKTENVKVEDIAELVARSI; from the coding sequence TTGGAAAATACAACACTTAGAATCTTATTCCACGTATCTTTTACGGTTTTTTTTATAATAGCAAATTATGTCTTTATTCGTGCGATTCTTTACAGACTCGAACTTACCTTCACAGGTAGAGATGCAACAGGTACAGAGGATTTTAAAAAATACCCCAACCTGAGTTTTAGATTAAAAAGTGTTTTTTTCAATGTAATATTGCAGAAAAAATTATTTCAAGAACCACTTCGCGGGATCATGCACGCTTTTATTTTTTACGGTTTCATAGTTTATACAATTCATACTACAAGCCAGATGATCGCAGGTGTATTTGGTTGGGGAATGGACGACCCATATCAGTTTTCTCTCGCAGGGCTTATTTCTACCGATGTAGCACACACTTATGAAACCATGGTTCAGTGGGTATCTTTTTTAGTTCTTACCGGTCTTGGATTTTTTGCTTGGAGAAGATGGATTACAAAAGCAAAAGGTTTAGATATTCCATCAAGAGCGTCTGCAATAGTGATTTCTTTAATAGCTACCCTTATGATTTCGACTCTTTTGGGGGAAGGTGCAAAACAAGCTGGATTTAAATACAGTAGTTCTTCTCACTCTTCAGTGATTGCTGACGGGATTGCGAGCTTTTTTACTGCAATCGGAGTTACTGGTGAAACGGCTGATGTATTCTATCGAATTTTCTGGTGGGGGCACATTCTTACGGTGTTCTCATTCATGTTGTATGTACCTACTTCCAAACACGGTCACTTGATTTTTGCACCTATTAATTTTTTCTTATTTAGCGATACTCCTAAGGGTGCGCTTTTTAAAACAAATCTCGAAGACGAAAATACTCCTTGGGGATCGAATAAGATTCAAGACTTCCCTTGGCCGAATTTATTAGACGGATTGGCTTGTATCGAGTGCGGAAGATGTCAAATTCAGTGCCCTGCCAATCGTACAGGAAAATTACTCAATCCTAAAAAGATCATCGTTGACTTAAAGCATTCTCTGATGGAAAAAATGCCTGAAGTAATGTCTGCAAAAAAATCAGGCAAAACTGCAGAAGAAATTATGGGCATGGAAACAGGTGTAATCGGAAGTTATATTTCTGAAGAAGAGATATGGGGTTGCACTTCTTGCTACGCTTGTGTGCAAGCCTGTCCTGTAGGTAACAACCACGTAAGTGCAATTATGGAAATGAGAAAACATTTAGTTCTTGCGGAGTCTAAATTTCCTCAAGAGCTTCAATTGGCATTTACAAATATGGAAAATAATTCTAACCCTTGGGGAGTCGGTGCTCACACCCGTGCGGATTGGGCGGCTGATCTCGGAGTAAAAACTTTAGCAGAAGACCCTAATGTAGATATACTCTATTGGGTTGGTTGTGCTGGGGCTTTTGACGAAAGAAATAAAAACATTGCGAGATCCTTTGTAAAGATATTACAGAAGGCCAATGTGAAGTTTGGAATTCTTGGAACAGAAGAAAATTGTACAGGAGATTCTGCAAGAAGAGGAGGAAACGAATACCTCTATCAAACTCTTGCTCAAACCAATGTGGATACACTAAACAGATACAATGTGAAAAAGATTGTGACTGCATGTCCTCATGGTTTTAATACGATTAAAAATGAGTATCCTCAATTTGGAGGAAACTACGAAGTGATTCACCATAGCGAGCTAATCAATCAGTTGATTCAGGAAAAGAAATTGGACATTTCAGTTTCACAGGATATGAAGGCAGGAAAATATACCTACCACGATTCTTGTTACATAGGAAGATACAACGATAACTATAGTCACCCGAGAGATGTAGTAGCTGCAGTTACCGGACAGCAAGTGAGTGAGCCGATTGATCACCATGAAAAGGGGCTTTGTTGTGGTGCGGGTGGTGCTCAAATGTGGATGGAAGAGCAAAACAACGACCGAATCAACAACAAAAGAACAGGGCAATTACTCGATACAGAAGCTTCAACGATTGCGACGGCTTGTCCATTCTGCATTACAATGATTTCGGATGGGGTGAAAGCTGCGGGTAAGACAGAAAACGTAAAAGTTGAAGATATAGCTGAGCTTGTAGCCAGATCCATTTAG
- a CDS encoding ABC transporter ATP-binding protein has translation MKTFFRLLSYSFRYKTRFTIGVVFALFTALLNAASLTALIPLFDSLGAEKKTRLKLELTLPEKNILLKERIFGSDSLDGLERSKKIIIIAKEWVNEKAKDMEPREVVWAVCKAIVPLYFLKLITFLLSVYCIATTGYKAVRDIRQELFEKTQLLPLTYFYREKTGLLMSRIVNDVEVVAAVISSNLRDAIINFFYVVTHLIILLYLNTELLITASLTVPIVIFPVTLFTRKITKSTTKSQERIADLNAHIQEIISGVKVIKTFSMEKLETEKFSDINNKVYRRNFKGQFYVQIAPSLVELSSSMVVMGFFAIGAKLIYSGRFTQGEFMAFLLTLLFLLRPLTQLSQMVGKITQAIVSGNRIFELMDLRGERHEVGSVQVLEKLQDSIEFNNLRFSYHGNSQEVIKGIDLKVKVGETVALVGTSGSGKSSLMDLIPRFFDPTQGSILFDGIDIRNLSLIELRKKIGIVTQDIFLFHGSVADNIACGRPESTRKEIIRAARLAHAHDFILEMENGYDSVLGIRGLNLSGGQRQRLVIARALLRNPEIMILDEATSALDVESEKLVNKALERLFKNRTTFVIAHRLSTIRRIPTILVMENGKIVEKGNHDSLLEQNGVYKKLYDNQFAGTEIV, from the coding sequence CTGAAAACCTTTTTTAGACTTCTATCTTACTCTTTTCGATACAAGACCAGATTTACAATAGGAGTTGTATTTGCCTTATTTACAGCCTTATTGAATGCAGCTTCTTTAACTGCATTAATCCCTCTTTTTGATTCTCTTGGAGCAGAAAAAAAAACAAGGCTGAAATTGGAGCTAACCCTTCCTGAAAAAAATATATTATTAAAAGAAAGAATTTTCGGATCCGATTCTTTAGACGGATTGGAACGATCCAAGAAAATCATCATCATTGCAAAAGAATGGGTGAACGAAAAAGCAAAAGACATGGAACCGAGAGAAGTAGTTTGGGCAGTTTGTAAGGCAATCGTTCCACTGTACTTTTTGAAATTGATTACTTTTTTATTGTCGGTGTATTGCATAGCTACAACGGGATACAAGGCTGTTAGAGATATACGCCAAGAACTATTTGAAAAAACCCAACTATTACCACTAACGTACTTTTATAGAGAAAAGACCGGTTTGCTTATGAGCCGAATAGTAAATGATGTTGAGGTAGTCGCAGCAGTTATTTCCAGCAATCTAAGAGATGCAATTATTAATTTTTTTTATGTAGTTACTCATCTGATTATACTATTGTATTTGAATACAGAGCTACTCATAACAGCATCCCTCACTGTACCGATTGTTATTTTTCCTGTAACTCTATTCACTAGGAAAATCACAAAGTCCACAACAAAATCTCAAGAAAGAATCGCGGACTTAAACGCACATATCCAAGAGATAATCTCTGGTGTAAAAGTGATTAAAACTTTTTCTATGGAGAAATTAGAAACTGAAAAGTTTTCTGATATTAACAATAAAGTCTATAGAAGAAACTTCAAAGGTCAGTTTTATGTACAAATCGCTCCAAGCCTTGTAGAGTTAAGCTCTTCTATGGTAGTGATGGGATTTTTTGCTATTGGTGCAAAGCTAATCTATTCGGGTAGATTTACTCAAGGTGAGTTTATGGCATTTCTACTAACGCTTTTATTTTTACTTAGACCACTGACCCAGCTTTCTCAGATGGTGGGGAAAATTACCCAAGCAATCGTTTCGGGAAATAGAATTTTTGAGTTAATGGATTTACGTGGGGAAAGGCACGAGGTTGGCTCTGTTCAAGTTCTTGAAAAATTACAAGATTCGATCGAATTTAACAATTTAAGATTTTCTTATCACGGAAATAGTCAAGAGGTAATCAAAGGGATTGACCTGAAAGTGAAAGTAGGAGAAACAGTTGCACTTGTAGGGACGAGTGGTAGTGGCAAATCCTCCTTAATGGACTTAATCCCTAGATTTTTTGACCCTACTCAAGGATCTATTTTATTCGATGGAATTGATATTAGAAATTTGAGTCTAATCGAGCTAAGAAAAAAAATCGGAATAGTGACACAAGATATTTTTCTGTTCCACGGAAGTGTTGCAGACAATATCGCTTGCGGAAGACCAGAGTCCACAAGAAAAGAAATCATTCGCGCTGCAAGGTTGGCTCATGCACATGACTTTATTTTAGAAATGGAAAATGGATATGACAGTGTTCTTGGAATTCGAGGTTTGAATTTATCGGGAGGTCAAAGACAAAGACTTGTGATTGCTCGTGCACTTCTCAGAAATCCCGAAATCATGATTCTTGATGAGGCAACAAGTGCACTCGATGTTGAATCCGAAAAATTGGTAAACAAGGCTTTAGAAAGGCTCTTTAAAAATAGAACTACATTTGTAATTGCTCACAGACTTTCCACAATACGAAGAATTCCAACTATACTTGTAATGGAAAATGGAAAAATTGTAGAAAAAGGAAATCACGATTCTCTTTTAGAGCAAAATGGAGTGTACAAAAAGCTATACGACAACCAATTTGCAGGAACTGAAATAGTTTAG